In Streptomyces sp. SN-593, a single genomic region encodes these proteins:
- the pyrF gene encoding orotidine-5'-phosphate decarboxylase, producing the protein MTGSTTPQPAPDSAAGHPEPFGVRLRRAMDTRGPLCVGIDPHAGLLTGWGLPDDPAGLERFALTVVDALGGHTAVFKPQSAFFERFGSRGVAVLEKAVARAREAGALVVMDAKRGDIGSTMAAYAATYFDPASPLFSDALTVSPFLGFGSLRPALDAAEASGGGVFVLALTSNPEGGQVQRAASADGRSVAQVMLDAVAAENAGAAPLGSVGAVVGATLAEAGADLAVGGPLLAPGVGAQGATPADLPALFGPALPNVLPSVSRDVLRHGPDPAALLKSVRAYADQVRAAVRGAVESGGIAGG; encoded by the coding sequence CGGGCACCCGGAGCCCTTCGGCGTCCGGCTGCGCCGGGCGATGGACACCCGCGGGCCGCTGTGCGTCGGCATCGACCCGCACGCCGGCCTGCTCACCGGCTGGGGCCTGCCCGACGACCCGGCCGGCCTGGAGCGCTTCGCGCTGACCGTGGTGGACGCGCTGGGCGGGCACACCGCGGTGTTCAAACCGCAGTCCGCCTTCTTCGAGCGGTTCGGCTCGCGCGGGGTGGCGGTGCTGGAGAAGGCGGTGGCCCGGGCCCGGGAGGCGGGCGCGCTGGTGGTGATGGACGCCAAGCGCGGCGACATCGGCTCCACCATGGCCGCGTACGCGGCGACCTACTTCGACCCGGCCTCCCCGCTGTTCAGCGACGCGCTGACGGTCAGCCCGTTCCTGGGCTTCGGGTCGCTGCGCCCGGCGCTGGACGCCGCCGAGGCGTCGGGCGGGGGCGTGTTCGTGCTGGCGCTGACCTCCAACCCGGAGGGCGGCCAGGTGCAGCGGGCGGCCTCGGCCGACGGCCGGTCGGTGGCGCAGGTGATGCTGGACGCGGTCGCGGCGGAGAACGCGGGCGCGGCGCCGCTGGGGTCGGTCGGCGCGGTGGTCGGGGCGACGCTCGCGGAGGCGGGCGCGGACCTGGCGGTGGGCGGCCCGCTGCTGGCCCCCGGCGTCGGCGCGCAGGGCGCGACCCCCGCGGACCTGCCGGCGCTCTTCGGCCCGGCGCTGCCGAACGTGCTGCCGAGCGTCAGCCGCGACGTGCTGCGGCACGGACCGGACCCGGCTGCTTTGTTGAAATCAGTACGAGCATATGCTGACCAGGTCCGCGCGGCGGTGCGCGGCGCCGTCGAATCGGGCGGTATTGCCGGCGGCTAA
- a CDS encoding integration host factor, actinobacterial type produces MALPPLTPEQRAAALEKAAAARRERAEVKNRLKHSGASLHEVIKQGQENDVIGKMKVSALLESLPGVGKVRAKQIMERLGISESRRVRGLGSNQIASLEREFGGAPA; encoded by the coding sequence GTGGCTCTTCCGCCCCTTACCCCTGAACAGCGCGCTGCCGCGCTCGAAAAGGCCGCCGCGGCTCGCCGGGAGCGCGCCGAGGTCAAGAACCGGCTCAAGCACTCCGGCGCCAGCCTGCACGAGGTCATCAAGCAGGGCCAGGAGAACGATGTCATCGGCAAGATGAAGGTCTCCGCCCTCCTCGAGTCCCTTCCCGGCGTCGGCAAGGTCCGCGCCAAGCAGATCATGGAGCGGCTCGGCATCTCCGAGAGCCGCCGGGTGCGCGGCCTGGGTTCCAACCAGATCGCTTCCCTGGAACGTGAGTTCGGCGGCGCCCCCGCCTAG